In Tolypothrix sp. NIES-4075, the following proteins share a genomic window:
- a CDS encoding type IV pilus secretin family protein produces MKQLHGNSFILAAAAFVFVAAQPVSAQTTQITDVQLNPVDGGINLVLKTSSGSRPQVFTTKQGKSLVADIINTQLRLPQGNSFRQDNPAPGITSVAINQLDANSIRVTVIGEKGVPNTQPVKRGGSGITLSYSPGTEVAAGAPIPTAPAASTPSQPAPVVPNPQVTVDGTPAQAAGPGQPGTAAPPFLPRAVAPPVGDIAISNTDASPSVIDLGTQERVPRLVLRDAPVREVLSLLARAANLNLAYAGGTAAGGQAAGGQQPAAAGADGPTISLDIENEPVQDVFNYVLRLSGLQANRSGRTIFVGANLPNGTRDTVMRGVRLNQVTVGVALNYLVGLGAESSIIQERLITTTKTSRVGDTGQGGTQQSESTSSTETSVQTRRAEYKDSNPLLRGLQALGDERTNSLNLIGPPKLVEIAMAQLSQLDIRRRQVAINVKIIDVNLLNTQDSNTSFSFGVGKNFFASDGGAASLNFGGSRPATSSEAANSVTSTPVIRNPITGAPFFDPNSSVNIPGTTPGTIVVNPNGTTTRTQGSGTGRFYTPIAPTGNPLTPGFSSITPATDNIVIQNADGTTSVSQGTLGSAVASLPSLYQFPKRFLASLQAQVTSGNAKILTDPTLIVQEGQQALVNLTQEVIGKITTTFTDTPGGSRELRDPIKEEVGLTMSVKIDRIDDNGFISLSVAPSVSSPQRDVDTGNGRITLVSKRSLTSGLIRLRDGQTLILSGIIQDSDRSSVSKIPILGDIPLLGSLFRKTNRQNQRQEVIVLLTPQIIDDSEHSSYGYNYTPSPEVRQTLERSGLKVPGR; encoded by the coding sequence GTGAAACAACTTCACGGTAATAGTTTTATATTGGCAGCCGCTGCTTTTGTCTTTGTAGCAGCTCAACCTGTGTCAGCACAGACTACTCAAATTACTGACGTACAGTTAAATCCCGTTGATGGGGGAATTAATCTTGTATTAAAAACGTCTTCAGGTTCGCGCCCTCAAGTTTTTACCACAAAACAGGGTAAAAGTCTAGTAGCAGATATTATTAATACGCAATTACGTTTACCTCAAGGTAATAGTTTCCGCCAAGATAACCCCGCTCCGGGAATTACCTCAGTAGCAATCAATCAGCTTGATGCTAATAGCATCCGCGTAACGGTGATTGGAGAGAAAGGAGTTCCCAATACTCAGCCTGTGAAGCGAGGAGGCAGCGGAATTACCCTCAGCTATAGCCCAGGAACCGAAGTAGCGGCAGGGGCACCAATTCCGACAGCGCCGGCTGCTTCTACGCCATCTCAACCGGCTCCTGTTGTTCCTAACCCGCAAGTGACGGTGGACGGGACACCGGCACAAGCAGCGGGTCCAGGTCAACCTGGGACAGCCGCACCGCCTTTTTTACCGAGAGCGGTTGCCCCACCAGTGGGAGATATTGCCATTTCTAATACTGATGCTTCTCCCAGCGTGATTGATTTGGGAACTCAAGAACGTGTTCCGCGCTTGGTGTTACGAGATGCTCCAGTACGTGAAGTTTTATCACTGCTTGCTCGTGCTGCTAATTTGAACTTGGCTTATGCAGGAGGCACAGCCGCAGGGGGGCAAGCTGCTGGAGGTCAGCAGCCGGCTGCTGCTGGGGCTGATGGACCGACAATTTCGCTAGATATTGAAAACGAGCCAGTGCAAGATGTTTTTAACTACGTTTTGCGGCTGAGTGGTCTACAGGCTAACCGCAGCGGACGCACAATTTTTGTGGGAGCGAATTTACCTAACGGAACCCGTGATACGGTCATGCGTGGTGTGCGACTTAATCAGGTAACAGTTGGAGTTGCTCTGAACTATTTGGTAGGCTTGGGGGCTGAAAGTTCCATCATCCAAGAACGCCTGATTACAACTACTAAGACTAGCAGGGTGGGAGATACTGGACAAGGAGGCACACAGCAAAGCGAAAGCACCTCTTCTACAGAAACCAGTGTTCAAACTCGACGCGCTGAGTACAAAGACTCCAATCCTTTACTTCGAGGTTTACAGGCACTGGGAGATGAGCGCACCAATTCTCTGAACTTGATTGGTCCTCCGAAGCTAGTTGAAATAGCAATGGCTCAACTAAGTCAGCTGGATATCCGTCGTCGGCAAGTGGCAATCAACGTCAAAATTATTGATGTTAACCTCCTGAATACCCAAGACTCTAACACCAGCTTTTCTTTTGGCGTTGGCAAGAATTTCTTTGCCAGTGATGGCGGTGCCGCATCTCTCAATTTTGGTGGTTCCAGACCAGCTACTAGTAGTGAAGCGGCAAATAGTGTGACTAGTACACCAGTCATCAGGAATCCAATAACGGGAGCGCCCTTCTTTGACCCAAACAGCTCTGTAAATATTCCGGGGACTACGCCCGGTACGATTGTGGTGAATCCAAACGGTACCACTACAAGAACTCAAGGCTCAGGAACTGGCAGGTTTTATACACCTATTGCGCCTACTGGTAATCCCCTGACACCAGGTTTTTCAAGTATTACTCCAGCAACAGATAACATCGTTATACAAAACGCTGATGGTACTACAAGTGTTTCACAAGGTACTCTTGGTTCAGCTGTTGCATCTCTTCCCTCTCTATACCAATTCCCCAAACGCTTTCTGGCTAGTTTGCAAGCTCAAGTTACAAGTGGCAATGCCAAAATTTTGACAGACCCAACCTTAATTGTGCAAGAAGGTCAGCAAGCTCTTGTTAACCTAACCCAAGAAGTCATTGGAAAAATCACAACAACGTTCACTGATACTCCTGGTGGCTCTAGAGAGCTAAGAGATCCCATAAAAGAGGAAGTTGGTTTAACCATGTCAGTTAAAATTGACAGAATTGACGACAATGGTTTTATCTCTTTATCAGTGGCTCCTAGTGTTAGTTCACCTCAACGTGACGTAGATACAGGAAATGGGCGAATAACTTTAGTGTCTAAGCGTTCTCTTACTTCTGGTCTAATTCGCCTGCGAGATGGTCAGACGCTGATTCTCTCAGGTATTATTCAAGACTCAGATCGCTCAAGTGTATCTAAGATTCCCATTTTGGGTGATATTCCTCTGCTTGGTTCGCTGTTTAGAAAAACAAACAGACAGAATCAGCGTCAAGAGGTGATTGTGTTGCTCACACCGCAAATTATAGATGATTCAGAGCACTCATCCTACGGCTATAACTACACTCCAAGCCCAGAGGTGCGGCAAACCTTAGAGCGTAGTGGGTTGAAGGTTCCAGGGAGATAA
- the cobD gene encoding threonine-phosphate decarboxylase CobD, whose product MRQKAHGGNLTWAAALAGCPPSAILDFSASISPLGPPNSAIAAIQSQLGNLKHYPDPDYSELRQALSHFHQLPPEWILPGNGSAELLTLSGKEFSQIAATTLITPAFGDYYRALAAYDAKVLECPIDLRRQGDRGQGAEDRGTGGQGDNSFSPNGRASRLNGGNPRTALDSPSPPLPIPPSPHPPLSQSGLLLNNPHNPTGKLFSVEEILPYLEQFALVVVDEAFMDFLPPDEEQSLIGLIQEYPNLVVLRSLTKFYSLPGLRLGYAIAHPERLSKWQLWRDPWPVNTLAAAAAIAALGDKKFQSATWEWLPPARNQLFQGLAKLPGLQPKDSAANFLLVESEQSVCQLQEQLLKEYQIYIRDCLSFKELGDRYFRVAVRSKSDNQRLLTALKALVN is encoded by the coding sequence ATGCGGCAAAAAGCACACGGGGGAAATTTAACTTGGGCAGCAGCACTGGCTGGCTGTCCCCCTAGTGCTATTCTGGATTTTTCTGCGAGCATCAGCCCTTTGGGACCTCCAAACAGCGCGATCGCTGCTATTCAGTCTCAATTGGGTAATCTTAAGCACTATCCAGACCCCGATTATAGTGAACTGAGACAGGCTCTCAGTCACTTCCATCAATTGCCGCCTGAATGGATTCTGCCGGGTAACGGTTCGGCAGAATTACTTACGTTATCAGGTAAAGAATTTTCACAAATAGCCGCAACAACTTTAATCACTCCAGCTTTTGGCGACTACTACCGAGCGCTGGCAGCATATGATGCCAAAGTGCTGGAGTGTCCGATTGATTTGAGGAGACAGGGGGACAGGGGGCAGGGGGCAGAGGACAGGGGGACAGGGGGACAGGGGGACAATTCTTTCTCCCCCAACGGGAGAGCCAGTCGCCTCAACGGGGGGAACCCCCGCACGGCGCTGGACTCACCATCCCCCCCTCTCCCCATCCCCCCCTCTCCCCATCCCCCCCTCTCCCAAAGCGGGTTACTTCTGAATAATCCCCACAACCCGACGGGTAAGCTGTTTTCGGTAGAAGAAATTTTGCCTTATTTGGAACAGTTTGCTTTGGTGGTGGTGGATGAAGCGTTCATGGATTTTCTGCCTCCGGATGAGGAACAAAGTCTAATTGGGCTAATTCAGGAATATCCGAATTTGGTGGTTTTGCGATCGCTAACAAAATTTTACAGTCTGCCTGGACTGCGACTCGGATATGCGATCGCTCATCCGGAGCGTTTGTCTAAATGGCAATTGTGGCGTGACCCTTGGCCCGTTAATACTTTAGCAGCAGCAGCGGCGATCGCTGCACTCGGCGATAAGAAGTTTCAGTCTGCAACCTGGGAATGGCTACCACCTGCACGAAACCAACTCTTTCAGGGTTTAGCTAAATTACCAGGGTTGCAACCAAAGGATAGTGCTGCTAACTTTTTACTTGTTGAGTCAGAACAATCTGTTTGCCAATTGCAAGAACAATTGCTTAAGGAGTATCAGATTTATATTCGCGATTGTCTTAGTTTTAAAGAATTAGGCGATCGCTATTTCCGAGTTGCTGTTCGCTCTAAATCAGATAACCAACGTTTACTAACAGCGCTGAAAGCATTAGTCAACTAA
- a CDS encoding gamma carbonic anhydrase family protein yields MSTASYWSSPDISQAAFVAANAVVMGSVNIAAGASIWYQAVVRADVESIEIGECTNIQDGAILHGDPGFPTILEDYVTVGHRAVIHSAYIERGSLIGIGAIILNKVRVGAGSIIGAGAVVTKNVPPLSLVTGVPGKVLRQVTQAEAAELIEHAQRYQKLALVHAGKGTDIGFTKGGE; encoded by the coding sequence GTGTCTACCGCTTCTTACTGGTCTTCTCCTGATATTTCTCAAGCTGCCTTCGTTGCGGCTAATGCTGTGGTTATGGGTTCGGTAAACATAGCCGCTGGAGCGAGCATTTGGTATCAAGCTGTAGTTAGGGCAGATGTGGAAAGCATTGAAATTGGCGAATGCACCAATATTCAGGATGGAGCAATTCTACACGGCGATCCAGGCTTTCCGACAATTTTAGAAGATTATGTCACCGTAGGGCATCGTGCTGTAATACATTCTGCTTACATTGAACGTGGCAGCTTAATTGGAATTGGCGCAATTATTTTAAACAAAGTGCGGGTAGGCGCTGGTAGCATTATTGGTGCTGGTGCCGTCGTAACGAAAAATGTACCTCCTTTATCTTTGGTAACTGGCGTTCCTGGGAAAGTGCTGCGCCAAGTCACACAAGCCGAAGCCGCTGAACTTATCGAACACGCTCAACGTTACCAAAAGTTAGCTTTGGTTCATGCTGGGAAAGGTACTGATATCGGTTTTACAAAGGGTGGGGAATAG
- a CDS encoding HU family DNA-binding protein: MNKGELVDAVAEKASVTKKQADAVLTAALETIIEAVSSGDKVTLVGFGSFESRERKAREGRNPKTNEKMEIPATKVPAFSAGKLFRERVAPPKA, encoded by the coding sequence ATGAACAAAGGTGAATTAGTTGATGCGGTAGCTGAAAAAGCTAGTGTTACGAAAAAACAAGCTGATGCTGTCTTAACTGCGGCGTTGGAAACTATTATCGAAGCTGTCTCTTCTGGTGATAAAGTAACGCTGGTGGGATTCGGTTCGTTTGAATCACGCGAACGCAAGGCTCGTGAAGGTCGCAACCCGAAAACAAACGAAAAGATGGAAATTCCCGCAACCAAGGTTCCTGCTTTTTCAGCTGGCAAGCTGTTCAGAGAAAGAGTTGCACCCCCAAAAGCATAA
- a CDS encoding ABC transporter substrate-binding protein, with protein MIQIQKFKRLTVYVLLGLLTSWIVSCTTGNVGTSTKQASSGASIEFWTMQLQPQFTNYFQSLIATFQTQNPGIKVNWVDVPWAAMENKILTAVSGKTPPDVVNLNPDFASQLAGRNAWLNLDAKIPNETRSFYLPNIWKASTLNGKSFGIPWYLTTRLTIYNTALLKQLSINKVPSTYTELAVFAQQIKEKTGKYAFFVTFVPHDSGEVIESLVQMGVTLVDEYGKAAFNTPQGKAAFQYWVDLYKKKLLPQEVLTQGHRHAIDLYQAGETAILASGPEFLKQIAINAPKIAEVSATAPQITGETGKKNVAVMNIVIPRDTKQPDAAVKFALFVTNDENQLAFAKAANVLPSTTKALSDSYFKDVPASASTQEKARAMSAKELQQAEILTPTLKDFNKLQSCIYENLQAAMLGEKTVDKAVEDAAQEWNSSRS; from the coding sequence ATGATTCAAATTCAAAAGTTCAAACGATTGACTGTTTATGTGCTGCTTGGTTTATTAACCAGTTGGATTGTCAGCTGCACAACAGGTAATGTCGGCACAAGTACAAAACAAGCTTCTTCAGGGGCAAGTATTGAGTTTTGGACGATGCAACTCCAACCTCAATTTACTAACTACTTTCAAAGCTTAATTGCGACTTTTCAAACGCAAAATCCCGGTATAAAGGTGAACTGGGTTGATGTACCTTGGGCAGCGATGGAGAACAAAATTTTAACAGCTGTTTCCGGAAAAACGCCACCTGATGTTGTGAACTTAAATCCCGATTTTGCATCTCAACTTGCAGGACGAAATGCCTGGTTGAACTTGGATGCAAAAATCCCAAACGAAACACGCTCCTTTTATTTGCCGAATATATGGAAAGCAAGCACACTTAATGGCAAGAGTTTTGGGATTCCCTGGTATCTCACCACGCGGCTAACTATATATAACACCGCTTTATTAAAACAGTTAAGTATTAATAAAGTACCCAGTACTTACACGGAATTAGCAGTTTTTGCTCAACAAATTAAGGAAAAAACTGGGAAATATGCTTTTTTTGTGACTTTCGTACCACATGATTCGGGTGAAGTAATTGAGTCTTTGGTGCAGATGGGGGTAACTTTGGTAGATGAGTACGGCAAAGCGGCTTTTAACACTCCCCAAGGGAAAGCGGCGTTTCAATATTGGGTAGACTTGTATAAGAAAAAACTTTTACCACAAGAGGTGTTAACTCAAGGTCATCGTCATGCGATCGATTTGTACCAAGCTGGAGAAACCGCAATACTAGCTAGTGGTCCTGAGTTTTTAAAGCAAATCGCGATAAATGCGCCTAAAATAGCTGAAGTTTCGGCAACCGCACCGCAAATCACAGGTGAAACTGGCAAGAAAAATGTCGCTGTGATGAATATAGTTATCCCCCGCGACACTAAGCAACCAGATGCGGCTGTTAAATTCGCGCTATTTGTCACTAATGATGAGAATCAGTTAGCGTTTGCGAAAGCGGCAAATGTTCTACCATCGACTACCAAAGCGCTGTCTGACAGCTACTTTAAAGATGTGCCGGCTAGTGCTTCAACTCAAGAAAAAGCGCGGGCGATGAGTGCAAAAGAGTTGCAACAAGCAGAAATTTTAACTCCGACTTTGAAGGATTTTAATAAGCTGCAATCATGCATTTATGAGAATCTGCAAGCAGCGATGCTGGGTGAGAAAACGGTAGATAAAGCTGTTGAAGATGCAGCGCAGGAGTGGAATAGCAGTAGGAGTTAG
- a CDS encoding transposase has translation MTTYLPVQITFDENPNCADAKMWDWLRGCTREGTLLIFDRGFYDFTEFAALMTTGVAWITRLKKASYRVQRTLTHTPQVVDQIIELGHKRGKAKPIIVRLVEIKRENTWYRYITSVTNPVELPPYIVADLYGRRWHIETAFGLVKRLLKMSYLWTGSINGIKLQIWATWLFYAVLIDLADTVANEFEIEAEKISIEMLFRSFYHFNSAYNRGLSDDLIAYLVSAENRDLGIVKYKPKSQQQDALDLSPHPT, from the coding sequence ATCACGACTTATTTACCAGTCCAAATTACTTTTGATGAGAATCCAAATTGTGCGGATGCAAAAATGTGGGATTGGTTGCGTGGCTGTACAAGAGAAGGAACCTTACTGATTTTTGACAGGGGTTTTTATGATTTTACTGAGTTTGCCGCACTCATGACAACAGGCGTTGCTTGGATTACTCGTTTGAAGAAGGCAAGCTATCGTGTCCAAAGAACTCTGACCCATACTCCACAAGTAGTTGACCAAATAATTGAATTGGGACACAAGCGAGGGAAAGCAAAGCCAATTATTGTTCGTTTGGTCGAAATTAAACGTGAAAATACTTGGTATCGATATATTACTTCTGTTACCAATCCAGTTGAATTACCCCCTTATATTGTCGCTGACCTTTACGGTCGTCGGTGGCACATCGAAACTGCATTTGGTCTAGTTAAACGATTATTGAAAATGTCATATTTATGGACTGGTTCAATTAATGGTATCAAGCTACAAATTTGGGCAACTTGGTTATTTTATGCGGTTTTAATTGATCTGGCTGATACTGTTGCTAACGAATTCGAGATAGAAGCTGAAAAAATTTCGATTGAGATGTTATTTCGCTCATTTTATCACTTTAACTCTGCTTATAATCGAGGACTTTCGGACGACCTTATTGCTTATCTTGTTTCTGCCGAAAATCGAGATTTGGGAATTGTTAAATACAAGCCCAAATCTCAACAGCAAGACGCTTTGGACTTATCACCACACCCCACTTGA
- a CDS encoding bifunctional folylpolyglutamate synthase/dihydrofolate synthase — translation MNIDLLLQPFQRFGVNLGLDRIVKLLANLGNPHEQVPVIHVAGTNGKGSVCAYLSSVLTEAGYRTGRYTSPHLVDWTERICLNEQAIASENLCQLLLQVQGAISPDEESPTQFEVITAAAWLYFAQNQVDVAVVEVGLGGRLDATNVCSQPLVTIITSISREHWQQLGSTVAEIAREKAGILKPGCPAVVGILPPDAEKVVRSRTLELQCPYIAPQPARQISPGWAEYQTIENRKSIKYRLPLEGQIQLANSSLAIAALEVLQQKGWQISQEAIINGIAKTKWLGRMQWTTWRNHKLLIDGAHNPAAAQVLREYVDSLDTPKVNWVMGMLSTKDHAEIFQALLRPNDSLYLTPVPDHSSADTSELAKLAQKICPLSYCQTYPDLLSALETAFRATDKLVILCGSLYLIGHFFATGNTLDFNQPPTP, via the coding sequence GTGAATATCGACTTATTACTACAACCCTTCCAACGCTTCGGCGTTAATCTCGGATTGGATCGCATTGTCAAACTTTTGGCAAATCTTGGCAACCCCCATGAGCAAGTTCCGGTAATTCACGTTGCCGGTACGAATGGTAAAGGTTCTGTTTGTGCTTATCTTTCCTCGGTACTTACTGAGGCTGGTTATCGCACAGGACGCTACACTTCACCGCATTTGGTCGATTGGACGGAACGTATTTGTTTGAATGAACAAGCGATCGCCTCCGAAAATTTGTGTCAATTATTACTGCAAGTCCAAGGGGCAATCAGCCCAGATGAAGAATCACCGACTCAGTTTGAAGTAATTACCGCAGCCGCTTGGTTATATTTTGCACAAAATCAAGTCGATGTGGCGGTAGTAGAAGTAGGATTGGGAGGACGTTTAGATGCGACTAATGTTTGCTCGCAGCCTTTGGTAACTATCATTACTTCTATCAGCCGCGAACATTGGCAACAACTCGGTTCTACAGTCGCCGAGATTGCCAGAGAAAAAGCTGGAATTCTGAAACCTGGATGTCCGGCTGTTGTGGGAATATTGCCACCGGATGCAGAAAAAGTCGTGCGATCGCGTACTCTAGAATTACAATGCCCGTATATTGCGCCTCAACCTGCCCGTCAAATATCCCCAGGATGGGCAGAATATCAAACAATCGAAAATCGAAAATCGATTAAATATCGATTGCCTTTAGAAGGACAGATACAGTTAGCTAATTCAAGTTTAGCGATCGCTGCTTTAGAAGTCTTACAACAAAAAGGTTGGCAGATATCACAAGAAGCCATTATCAACGGCATCGCTAAAACAAAATGGCTAGGGCGAATGCAATGGACAACCTGGAGAAATCATAAACTATTGATTGATGGCGCTCATAACCCAGCTGCGGCTCAAGTCTTACGCGAGTATGTAGATAGCCTAGATACTCCCAAAGTTAATTGGGTAATGGGAATGCTTTCCACCAAAGACCACGCCGAGATTTTCCAAGCTTTACTGCGACCAAATGACAGTTTATACTTAACGCCAGTACCAGATCATAGTTCAGCCGATACAAGCGAATTAGCAAAACTAGCTCAGAAAATTTGCCCATTGAGCTATTGTCAAACTTATCCAGATTTATTATCAGCACTAGAAACAGCTTTTCGCGCAACCGATAAATTAGTCATTTTGTGCGGTTCATTATATCTCATCGGGCATTTTTTCGCAACCGGAAATACCCTAGACTTTAACCAGCCGCCGACACCCTAA
- the pilM gene encoding type IV pilus assembly protein PilM: protein MVKNFQKFFSKSNKGVGIELAPERVNIAQLRKQRQGLKLDSLTSVPVPEGIFINGQITDPAAMAELIQQALAESKIKASRVATAVPGRESIIRLIPVPAELDDKELRDMVLNHEAGLYLPYPREEADVDYQKLGYKVDEDGIEKVEVLLVATRKDITDSYVSTFEQAGLQVDVLEISSFALIRTIREKLRQFGPQEAAVLVNIEFDSTEIAIIINGVPKFTRTVPIGTYQLQNALSKAMNLPTSRDTELLQGMIIPSTPMEAGGKTGVTGINPGMAAMVRELGLLTDEVRRSIEFYLNQDENLEVAEILLAGSGGGLGQLNDFFTQRLSLPTTQIDPVGALSLEIDEEKYPLVQRPGLGIVLGLGMREV, encoded by the coding sequence GTGGTTAAAAATTTCCAGAAATTTTTTAGCAAATCAAATAAAGGAGTTGGGATAGAACTTGCTCCTGAGCGGGTGAATATAGCTCAACTACGCAAGCAGCGTCAAGGCTTAAAATTAGACTCTTTAACATCGGTGCCAGTTCCTGAAGGCATTTTTATTAATGGTCAAATTACCGACCCTGCTGCAATGGCAGAATTAATTCAGCAAGCGTTAGCTGAAAGTAAAATCAAAGCTTCTCGCGTCGCGACTGCTGTACCGGGACGAGAATCAATTATACGTTTGATTCCCGTGCCGGCTGAGTTAGATGACAAAGAACTGCGGGACATGGTGCTAAACCACGAAGCTGGTTTGTATTTGCCTTATCCTCGCGAAGAAGCTGATGTTGATTATCAGAAACTTGGATACAAAGTAGATGAAGATGGCATTGAGAAAGTAGAAGTGCTTTTAGTTGCCACTCGTAAAGATATTACTGATTCTTATGTAAGTACGTTTGAGCAAGCGGGATTGCAAGTTGATGTTTTAGAAATTAGCAGTTTTGCTTTAATTCGCACAATTCGCGAAAAATTGCGCCAATTCGGACCGCAAGAAGCAGCAGTGTTAGTTAACATCGAGTTCGACAGTACAGAAATTGCAATTATTATCAACGGAGTACCTAAATTTACACGAACAGTGCCGATAGGCACTTATCAACTGCAAAATGCTTTGTCAAAAGCGATGAATTTACCGACATCACGAGATACGGAACTGTTACAGGGAATGATTATTCCTTCAACACCGATGGAAGCTGGGGGAAAAACCGGTGTAACTGGCATTAATCCTGGTATGGCAGCGATGGTGCGAGAATTGGGACTATTAACAGATGAAGTGCGTCGTTCAATCGAATTTTACCTCAATCAGGATGAAAATTTGGAGGTAGCAGAGATTCTCCTGGCAGGTTCGGGAGGTGGACTGGGGCAGTTAAATGACTTTTTCACCCAAAGATTAAGTTTACCAACTACCCAAATCGATCCGGTGGGTGCGCTGTCTTTAGAAATTGACGAGGAAAAATACCCGTTGGTGCAACGTCCTGGATTAGGAATAGTACTTGGTTTAGGAATGCGGGAGGTATAA
- a CDS encoding PilN domain-containing protein, whose product MYSLDVNFLKDRKPEPKSTGNKPRQAVSLGDLTPIYIGVAVGVIFPALVGGGWWLLQAKNTELGDNIAKLEQKNQELESKIGNINKIKEETNKVKEVTQALVTVFDQIRPWSAMLQDMRDRIPATVQIENIKQIAPTTAPVQGQPPANPAGGVEITGYARSFNDVNDFLLSLQQSRFLKSTEGKITTAELVDAPIPPGTVQPPNTVLIKPPQLVKYTIQSSMSDVPASELTRELEQKGTVGLVSRIRSLQQTGVISR is encoded by the coding sequence ATGTACAGTTTAGACGTTAATTTTCTTAAAGACCGCAAACCTGAACCGAAAAGTACGGGCAACAAGCCAAGACAGGCAGTTTCTCTTGGTGATTTAACACCGATATATATAGGAGTTGCTGTTGGTGTGATTTTCCCGGCTTTGGTGGGGGGTGGATGGTGGCTTTTACAAGCGAAAAATACTGAGTTAGGAGACAACATAGCCAAATTAGAGCAAAAGAATCAAGAATTAGAGTCAAAAATTGGGAATATTAACAAAATCAAGGAAGAAACGAACAAAGTTAAGGAGGTAACACAAGCTTTAGTTACAGTATTTGACCAAATTCGACCTTGGTCAGCGATGTTGCAAGATATGCGCGATCGCATTCCCGCAACTGTGCAAATTGAAAACATCAAGCAAATCGCACCCACTACAGCACCTGTTCAAGGGCAACCACCAGCCAATCCCGCTGGAGGAGTGGAAATTACTGGTTATGCTCGCTCTTTTAACGATGTCAACGATTTCTTACTCAGTCTGCAACAGTCGCGTTTCCTCAAATCTACCGAGGGCAAAATTACCACAGCAGAATTAGTAGATGCTCCCATACCTCCCGGTACTGTTCAACCGCCAAATACTGTATTAATTAAACCACCACAACTAGTTAAATATACGATTCAATCCAGCATGAGTGATGTTCCGGCTTCTGAGTTAACCCGCGAGTTGGAGCAAAAAGGTACAGTCGGATTAGTCAGTAGAATTCGCAGTCTGCAACAAACAGGAGTCATTTCTAGATGA
- a CDS encoding photosystem II protein Y, producing the protein MENIDMRVAIVLAPIAIAAGWAVFNIGAAALRQVQGFLDREA; encoded by the coding sequence ATGGAAAACATCGATATGCGTGTTGCGATCGTTTTGGCACCAATTGCCATTGCTGCTGGTTGGGCAGTATTCAACATCGGTGCTGCTGCTTTAAGACAAGTTCAAGGCTTTTTAGACAGAGAAGCTTAA
- a CDS encoding pilus assembly protein PilO, whose amino-acid sequence MTYSEDLNFGEQDGAFEAAGSAYPTAFGITFTPKIIGIFAGVLGLGAAAFMLFNLVMPAWDTFQQQQAKSQDLDSQIQQKNASIQQIGKVKEELAQSKQQQIQVLSLFANEKTLDTLLLDLNRLVESGNAQIPANAVKAKLKKFTPSGQKPEPIIDSSFGPLVNGKLKRSTINIEIQGTYEQTQSIFRNIERLQPLLLVKDYQSTLASEPAAEPGKSVRRIGPAPLTTSFVLQALMPLNAEEVAAAAKEGQAKK is encoded by the coding sequence ATGACGTACAGTGAAGATTTAAATTTTGGCGAGCAAGACGGTGCATTTGAGGCTGCTGGTTCTGCTTATCCTACCGCATTTGGCATTACCTTCACACCAAAAATCATAGGCATCTTCGCAGGGGTTTTGGGTTTGGGGGCAGCAGCTTTTATGCTTTTTAACTTAGTAATGCCGGCTTGGGACACCTTTCAACAACAGCAAGCAAAAAGTCAAGACTTAGATTCGCAAATTCAGCAAAAGAATGCCAGCATCCAACAAATTGGCAAAGTTAAAGAAGAATTAGCGCAATCAAAACAGCAACAAATCCAAGTTTTATCTTTATTTGCGAATGAGAAAACTTTGGATACATTGTTACTCGATTTGAATCGCTTAGTTGAATCTGGTAATGCTCAAATTCCGGCAAATGCAGTTAAGGCAAAACTGAAAAAATTTACGCCATCCGGACAGAAACCAGAACCGATTATCGATAGTAGTTTTGGACCACTAGTAAACGGCAAGTTGAAACGTAGCACTATTAATATTGAAATTCAAGGAACCTATGAACAAACACAATCGATTTTCCGCAATATAGAACGTTTACAACCTTTGTTGCTAGTTAAAGATTATCAATCAACTTTGGCATCAGAACCTGCTGCTGAACCAGGTAAAAGCGTGCGTCGAATTGGTCCAGCACCGCTTACTACATCCTTCGTGTTACAAGCTTTGATGCCACTTAATGCCGAGGAAGTAGCAGCAGCAGCTAAAGAGGGGCAAGCGAAGAAGTAA